The Lasioglossum baleicum chromosome 18, iyLasBale1, whole genome shotgun sequence genomic sequence tctaatcccggacccttgcagtcctcgcgtacgtatacgtgatctagcggtgtgtgcataaggatacacgagatatctcgtccatggcatcgttcgttcgtcaagaatcggtgttttcgagaatcatatgattctcgaaaaatcaatgccatatggttctcgaaaaatcaatatttccttggaaacgatttcatttgttttaaacgacgccttcatcgaatacattgtacgctgggagagcacagtttcgcgcggcatcgcgaagagcatcgaactcttttcgcgtcggagtaagtaatttcgttcgatatcgataagaggtataaaagtgtgctacgagttcaacaattatgtgaaagtgtggttgttcgatcgcggaactgccgatttcaaaatgttcgattGTAGAGAAATGGGTTCGCGATTGTTCGAATGTTGCCCGCCCAACTAATCTTAGACaactatttcaaattaaataacggatcgtgtggacaaggaattgactggaggtatcgcgtttcgttcgagatctgttggtgaactcgtcagtaaggctaatccaacagatcctgccttagacgcgcgcagatcaaaccgtgttgatctgtattgtaGTGAAATGTGCTGATCGTGTATGCAGCAATCACGTGAGACGCTCAAGCAAGACTGGTCAGTGTTACTCGTTCAGAGATTCGGAAACGAACTGTTGAAAGTACTGGACGTTGGTCTTAGCGAGAGGTCGGTTAGGCTCCTCGTGGGTGGAGAGGTTGACCTTAGACGAGGAAAGggaagtagaatctattgtaatgagggaaagaactgtccgggttggttcagtcaactcgtcgtttaccaatcaggacacccttaattgttcaaacttccttccatggtgactgagaggctggtctagtcggaaggaagagtggggtgctacctggtatgaaggcaagagcggtaattgacgtcgctcgacggttgactgtcgccccttgaccgtatccttaaagaattgaatgtttaaCCTTGGACTGAGCTTAGCGAACGCGGGCGTACACATCTGGGGTTACACATCTGGGGTTGTAATTTATGACGGCGAGGGTTCTTTAGAGTTGTATCTTGAGTGACCGTGAATATTCTTAGCCCGGGACGAAGTAAGTATTCCGAGAATTGCCGgatgtacaaaataacatttggccgtacctgagtgaccgtagcataaataatcttctaatccgaaaaacggttggtaacggctatatcataaataaaatacgaagtcGACCCTTAAGCTCTTTATTTCGCGCGGCAGTAAGGTTCACTGCAGATGCCATGGTTCTTTATGTTTAAAGGAGAATTTCCGTTAACGAATTTCTTgcgaggaaaaacatttctttgtgtaggactACGATCCGTTGCGACGGAACATGCTCCCCCTCGTTGATCGGTTCGATCGATCAATACAATATAAGACATTGACTCACTTGGTTTATGTTGAGACAGCAGCACTGGATGATTGTGCGCTGTTTGAATTAGGAAGAGGCGCTAGCCTCTTCACGTTTCGCGTGTACGTGCCGTTGATGGTACGAACGGTTACTGCCCTTATGATCCCGTCTGGCCCTGGATGAATTTGTTGTATTCGACCTAGATGCCAACACAATGGTGGCAGAGAATCGTCCTTCAGAAGTACAACAGTTCCGATGTTGATCTCGTGACCTCCCCTGGTCCACTTGGGACGAATATTAAGCTGATGAACATATTCTTTGTGCCATCGTTTCCAGAAATCTTGTTTGACCTTCTGGATATGTTGCCAAGTAGACAGGCGATTGGATGGCGTTTGGCTGAAATCAGTCTCGGTAATGCACGTCAAAGAACCACCGATCAGGAAATGGCCCGGAGTAAGAGCGGACATGTCGTTCGGATCCGACGAGAGAGGTGTCAGAGGACGCGAATTGAGAATGGCTTCGACCTCGATAACGAATGTAGTAAATTGTTCATGTGTGAACAGTTCTATGCCGACGACTCGTTTCATGTGGTGTTTAAATGATTTGACGGCGGCCTCCCACAATCCACCGAAATGAGGTGATAACGCTGGCATGAAATGCCACGAAATTTCCTTGGCAGTTATAAAATGATGAAATTTCTCATCCTTGGATAATGTTTGTTGAAGTGCGATTAACTCATTGTTCGCGCCAACGAAATTTGTACCATTATCTGAGTAAATGTTCTTGCAAATTCCTCGTCGCGCTataaatcgtttgagagcggcAATGAATGCTTCTGTTGTCAAATCGCTGACGACCTCTAAATGGACGGCTTTAGTTGCAAAGCAAACAAAAACGGCCACGTATACCTTGACTCGGACTCGATTTCTGAATTGCCGCTCTTTTATGAAAAAGGGACCGCAATAGTCTATGCCGCTGGTCAGAAACGGGCGACCTTCGGTGACGCGCGCGGCAGGTAGGTTGCCCATAACATAATCGACGGGATTGGGGTTCATCCGGAAACACTTGATGCAGCCCCGAATGATTTGGCGTGTTGTATTTTTTCCGTCGATTGGCCAATATAACTGTCGTACGTCGTAGAGTGTGGCTGTAATCCCTGAATGATGGTTTTTCTGATGCGAATCTCGTATTATAAGTCTAGTAATGTGATGTCCCCGAGGCAATAATATCGGATGTTTTTGTTCGAAGGACAACGAGGAATTCTGTAGTCGTCCACCAACGCGCAGGATTCCTTCGTCGTCGAGAAATGGACACAACGGTTGTAATTTACTGGTGTTTGACAATTTTCCTACTTTTAAATCGTGAATGTCCTGAGCAAAGGTGACGGCTTGCAATAGCTTTACTATTCGTTTATTAGAATCCTTTATTTCCTTAAGAGATAAAGGCCCTGTGTTTTGATCCTTGACTCGAAAGCGTAAATAATAGGCTACGATTCGTCGGAGTTTGTGTATGCACGAGTATCGCATCAAGATCTCATCAGTTAGGATGGTCGAACTGACTAGACAGGTTACTGAACGCAATTCCGGTAATTCTTCATATTTAGTGAATCTTGCGGGTGGCCATTCCGTTTGCTCTTTTGAGAGCCACTCAGGTCCGTTACGCCAAAGCGCATTGTTGTTGAACTCGGCTGCGGTGATTCCGCGAGAAATAAGGTCGGCTGGATTGTCTGCTGACCGAACATATCGCCATGATTGAATATCTGTTTTCCGTTGGATATCGGCTACTCGGTTCGCGACGAACGTCTTTAAAATTGACGGTTGCTTGCGCAACCAACCCAAGACGATGGTTGAATCTGTCCAGAAAGTGGTCTTGTCGATATTGTACGTCAATGCATTCCGCGTGGTTTGGAACAAGGTAGCTAATAATACTGCACCGCACAGTTCCAGTCGAGCCAATGTGATTTGGCTAAGTGGTGCGACTCGTGATTTGGCACAGAGTAGATGAGCGTGAATGGACCCGAATTTATCAATTGTTCGTACATATATACAGGCGCCGTAGGCTTTTTCGCTTGCGTCGCAAAACCCGTGTATTTCTGTTTGTCTCGCGTTGTTCAGTTTCACCAAACGATTAAATTCGATATTGTTGAGTTGTTGTATGTCACCCTTGAAGTTCATCCATTCTGTGTGGATGTTGACTGGGACAGATTCGTCCCAAGTGATTTTTAAGGTCCATAGTTGTTGCATCAATATTTTGGCAACAATTGTAATGGGTCCGAGTAACCCGAGTGGATCATAGATCTTTGCTATGGTCGATAATATGGTTCGTTTGGTGATTTCCGTGGTTGCGGAAGGTTGAACTGAATATCGAATCGCGTCGTGTCTGGCGTCCCATGATACTCCTAATGTTTTCATGGTGGATTCATCACCGAGAATCTTTGGATGGATTAATTCCTTACTTAAGTTTGATAACAACCTCGGTTCGTTTGATGCCCACTGTCGAATATTGAGACCGCCTCTTTTCAATAGGGTGATTATTTGATGTTGCAACTTCTTCGCCTCCGCTAGCGAATCTGTACCGGTCAATAAATCATCGACGTACAGGTCTTTCTTAATTCGAGCCGCTGCTTCCGGAAAATCGCGTGCTTCGTCGTCTGCCAATTGGTGTAAGCATCGTATGGCTAAATAGGGAGCTGGCGCGAGCCCGAACGTAACAGTGTTTAATTCGTATGTATTGATTTCTTGGTGTGCGTCTCGCCATAATATTCTCTGGTAAACGCGATCTTCGGGTTGAACGAGGAATTGACGATACATTTTTTCGATATCTCCGGTAATAACGTACGCATGCATTCGGAATCTTAATAGTAGCGACAGAAGGTCGTCTTGCAGCGTGGGACCGATTCGAAGGGTGTCGTTCAACGAGAGATTCGTGCTTGTTTTGGCTGACCCGTCGAACACGACCCGGAGTTTGGTTGTTGAACTCGTTGGTTTTATGACTGCGTGATGTGGTAAATAAAACCCTGGTGCGTGCGTGTTAGTCACGCGTGTCGTGTGTCCGAGTGAGCGATATTCGTCTATCACCTTTGTGTATTGATCTCTTAATTCCGGATCACGTTCTAACTTTCGTTCAAGCGTTCGAAAACGGTTCAAGGCGCGCGAATATGACTCTCCGAGTTGTTCCCGTTTTTCATTGAAGGGTAATGCTACAATGTATCGACCGGACTCGTTGCGTTTCACGGTTGCGGTAAAATGACTTTCACAAGCTTGATCTTCAAGTGATCGGAATTGTTTAACGGCTCCTTCCTCGATTTCCCAGAATCTTTGTAGTTCGAAATTTACGTAGGTAGAAAGGGTTCGATGATTCATTCGTGGTGTCGTGACGAAATCACCTCCTAAGATCCATCCGAATTGGGTCTTTTGTAATATAAGATCAACGTTGGTTTGTTTTGATAGGTTGATTTGCCCTATGCTGAGGCATGACAACGCAGGTCCGGTCCCGAGCAACATATCAATCTTTCCCGGGTGATAAAAGTCTGGATCGGCCAGAGGCAAATTTGCTGGTATACGAAGGTCGGCTCGATCGATTTGATTATCTGGTACTGTCCCTGCGATCCGCGGGATTGTGCAAAACGTTAGTGTTCGTTGATAATTTGTTAATCGTGATTTGACTGTGGCGGTCACGAGGCTGCTTGATGTGGTATTCAATTGATTTAAAGCTTCAATGACTGCTGTCTGACGGGTCGTCGGTAAGCCCGATCGTTTCGCGAGTTCGTCCGTGATGAGGTTTGCATTGGAACACGTGTCGATCAGCGTACGGCACAATATCGGATTGCGATCGCGATCTAGTATATAAATTCGTGCGGTGGTTAACAGACCGTTCGTTATTCCGTTTGACAAGAAAGTACGAGTAGGAAGCGACAACTGTCTGGCGATTGCCGATGCTAGTCAGGCCTCTGCAGTTGGAATTGTAGATTTCTGGTCAGTGTGAAGTCGAGTGTTATGTCTCTGTCCACACATACGACATTGACCTCTGACGCAGTTCCCGAACTTGTGATTTGATTGCAGGCAGTTTTGGCACAATCTCGCGGTTCGCACAGCTGCCCAGCGATCGTCGATTGTCATATTCATGAATTTAGGACACGCGTAGGATTTGTGCGTTCGCGAGTTGCAGAACTTGCATGCTTGTTCAGAAgtcgttgtcacgaatgttcgtTTTCGAGGTACAGGTGATGATGAGATCTCTTTCGATCTCGTCGCGGATGTCCAGGATCTTTTCGAGGGTCGTGACCGCGTGCTTGTCGACGGACGGTGGGTTTCTGGCAACGCGGTTCTGACTTGGTTTACTGCTGACGCGCGAGAGCTGCCTTGATGCGATGCGTTACGAAGGTGTTTAAACATCGCTGTTGCCTGAGGCATCTGCGTATCCAAAAATGTTTGTTCCCAAGTTCGGCGCGTCTCAGAATCCATACGATCGATCGCGATGCTGATAATAAAGTCATTCGCGATGTCCTCCCATGATCGGCCAAGGGTTTGCAGCGAACGGATGTGCGATTGAAGGTGGTTTACTAGATTGTTGATCGCGTCGGGCGTACTGTTTGGCATTGCCGGCGTTTCGAGCAGTAGTGCGGTGTGTCGGAGAACGAGTGCGCGTTGATTATCGTAAGTTTCCATTAATTGGGCCCATGCTGCTTGGTAGTTTACCTCGCTCATTGTGAATGATTCGATGGCGGCTTGTGCTTGTCCCGATACCGATAGTCTCAAATAGTTGAACCGTTGTATGTCTGTTAGTCCTGTGTGTTTTTGTATTAGACTTAAGAACGCGTCTTTAAAGGGTAGCCATTTTTCAAGGCGACCGTCGAATATTGGAAGATTCATTTTTGGCAGATGCACCCCGCTTATGCTAGTCGACGTGGGCGGTGCCGGTGAATCTGTCACGGTTCTTGTCGATTGGCTAATGGTCGGTTCGAAACCTTCTAACAACTGTATCGCGTTAGCTAACGCGTCATCGTACACCGTGGTTACATCCTTGCGTTCAGTCTCGGTCTGATCGAAATCTTCATGATGCCCTATCTCATCTTGTGCGTCGTTGAAACCGTTGAATTGCTTTCTTAGACGATCTATTCGTTCGCGTAATTTTGTACGCGCGGTCGCGGAATCTTGATATTCTGTTAGCTCGTTAGTGAAGTTGGTCAAGTTGGATTTGAAAACACGTTGTTTGTGTTTGAGAGCGCGAATGCTTACGGTTGATTTGGCTGAATTAGCCATTTCGAAGAGTTCTGACTGGTATTTGTCACGTGTGGTTCCTGATCGGTTAATTCAATGTAACGTGCCTACCTTGAGCTGATCTGAACGTCTGCTGCCTTGGATGGACGATGTTGATTGTTGATGACGGCTAAGGCTCGTTGATTCCTCCAATCTCGTTGTTGTTGTTCGCACTGGATTGTTCGTACTTGCACTGCACTGTATTGCCACTAGGCCAccggatccggctcgaaggaccaaatgttcgatcgcggaactgccgatttcaaaatgttcgattGTAGAGAAATGGGTTCGCGATTGTTCGAATGTTGCCCGCCCAACTAATCTTAGACaactatttcaaattaaataacggatcgtgtggacaaggaattgactggaggaatcgcgtttcgttcgagatctgttggtgaactcgtcagtaaggctaatccaacagatcctgccttagacgcgcgcagatcaaaccgtgttgatctgtattgtagtgaaatgtgctgatcgtgtatgcagcaatcacgtgagacgctcaagcaagactggtcagtgttactcgttcagagattcggaaacgaactgctgaaagtactggacgttggtcttagcgagaggtcggttaggctcctcgtgggtggagaggttgaccttagacgaggaaagggaagtagaatctattgtaatgagggaaagaactgtccgggttggttcagtcaactcgtcgtttaccaatcaggacacccttaattgttcaaacttccttccatggtgactgagaggctggtctagtcggaaggaagagtggggtgctacctggtatgaaggcaagagcggtaattgacgtcgctcgacggttgactgtcgccccttgaccgtatccttaaagaattgaatgtttaaCCTTGGACTGAGCTTAGCGAACGCGGGCGTACACATCTGGGGTTACACATCTGGGGTTGTAATTTATGACGGCGAGGGTTCTTTAGAGTTGTATCTTGAGTGACCGTGAATATTCTTAGCCCGGGACGAAGTAAGTATTCCGAGAATTGCCGgatgtacaaaataacatttggccgtacctgagtgaccgtagcataaataatcttctaatccgaaaaacggttggtaacggctatatcataaataaaatacgaagtcGACCCTTAAGCTCTTTATTTCGCGCGGCAGTAAGGTTCACTGCAGATGCCATGGTTCTTTATGTTTAAAGGAGAATTTCCGTTAACGAATTTCTTgcgaggaaaaacatttctttgtgtaggactacgatccgttgcgacggaacagtggtggttgtatgtggtagtcaaatggatctacggctgaataagtgagtttttaattcaataagtttgtgcttcttctatcgttcgggtaaagttgccgatgatgtgggtcctcatcgatttcgatgactttgaaatatgttataaattcgatgttttaaatatctttttcctttgaaataaagctcattgaaatcggcgaggagatagtatgtacatcgatcgatttacaattacaaatttttacaataatatcgtaaactaaagccgatcgacagaaactgtaaagggaaatgttgttcagaatcatagtattgacaacatatccaaagcttatcgaaatcggatagaaaatagtacatcgatcgatttacaattacaaatttttacaataatatcgtaaactaaagccgatcgacagaaactgtaaagggaaatgttgttcagaa encodes the following:
- the LOC143217823 gene encoding uncharacterized protein LOC143217823, with product MANSAKSTVSIRALKHKQRVFKSNLTNFTNELTEYQDSATARTKLRERIDRLRKQFNGFNDAQDEIGHHEDFDQTETERKDVTTVYDDALANAIQLLEGFEPTISQSTRTVTDSPAPPTSTSISGVHLPKMNLPIFDGRLEKWLPFKDAFLSLIQKHTGLTDIQRFNYLRLSVSGQAQAAIESFTMSEVNYQAAWAQLMETYDNQRALVLRHTALLLETPAMPNSTPDAINNLVNHLQSHIRSLQTLGRSWEDIANDFIISIAIDRMDSETRRTWEQTFLDTQMPQATAMFKHLRNASHQGSSRASAVNQVRTALPETHRPSTSTRSRPSKRSWTSATRSKEISSSPVPRKRTFVTTTSEQACKFCNSRTHKSYACPKFMNMTIDDRWAAVRTARLCQNCLQSNHKFGNCVRGQCRTVPDNQIDRADLRIPANLPLADPDFYHPGKIDMLLGTGPALSCLSIGQINLSKQTNVDLILQKTQFGWILGGDFVTTPRMNHRTLSTYVNFELQRFWEIEEGAVKQFRSLEDQACESHFTATVKRNESGRYIVALPFNEKREQLGESYSRALNRFRTLERKLERDPELRDQYTKVIDEYRSLGHTTRVTNTHAPGFYLPHHAVIKPTSSTTKLRVVFDGSAKTSTNLSLNDTLRIGPTLQDDLLSLLLRFRMHAYVITGDIEKMYRQFLVQPEDRVYQRILWRDAHQEINTYELNTVTFGLAPAPYLAIRCLHQLADDEARDFPEAAARIKKDLYVDDLLTGTDSLAEAKKLQHQIITLLKRGGLNIRQWASNEPRLLSNLSKELIHPKILGDESTMKTLGVSWDARHDAIRYSVQPSATTEITKRTILSTIAKIYDPLGLLGPITIVAKILMQQLWTLKITWDESVPVNIHTEWMNFKGDIQQLNNIEFNRLVKLNNARQTEIHGFCDASEKAYGACIYVRTIDKFGSIHAHLLCAKSRVAPLSQITLARLELCGAVLLATLFQTTRNALTYNIDKTTFWTDSTIVLGWLRKQPSILKTFVANRVADIQRKTDIQSWRYVRSADNPADLISRGITAAEFNNNALWRNGPEWLSKEQTEWPPARFTKYEELPELRSVTCLVSSTILTDEILMRYSCIHKLRRIVAYYLRFRVKDQNTGPLSLKEIKDSNKRIVKLLQAVTFAQDIHDLKVGKLSNTSKLQPLCPFLDDEGILRVGGRLQNSSLSFEQKHPILLPRGHHITRLIIRDSHQKNHHSGITATLYDVRQLYWPIDGKNTTRQIIRGCIKCFRMNPNPVDYVMGNLPAARVTEGRPFLTSGIDYCGPFFIKERQFRNRVRVKVYVAVFVCFATKAVHLEVVSDLTTEAFIAALKRFIARRGICKNIYSDNGTNFVGANNELIALQQTLSKDEKFHHFITAKEISWHFMPALSPHFGGLWEAAVKSFKHHMKRVVGIELFTHEQFTTFVIEVEAILNSRPLTPLSSDPNDMSALTPGHFLIGGSLTCITETDFSQTPSNRLSTWQHIQKVKQDFWKRWHKEYVHQLNIRPKWTRGGHEINIGTVVLLKDDSLPPLCWHLGRIQQIHPGPDGIIRAVTVRTINGTYTRNVKRLAPLPNSNSAQSSSAAVST